The Neisseria yangbaofengii genome contains a region encoding:
- a CDS encoding PepSY-associated TM helix domain-containing protein has product MNRTHTAPDMAQQANRRYLTVWRWHFYAGFFVAPFLILLAATGLAMLLFANISGRDGERIHVTPQAAVRPLSVQAEAARSALQSETASVVQYIAPRADDMVAIFRVNDNDKAMMVAIDPYTAQAVSVFPRNQDWYHLMDEIHSDILLGTFGDYLLETAASLTILLIITGIYLWWHKQGSLKNILLPKITSGRSAWRDIHGAAGAWISLILLLFCLSGIAWAGIWGGKAVQAWSQFPAGKWGVAPNPESDFATYGELLNDGKTKEVPWVLELTPMPQSGTTLGKDGVNPDEPMTLETVDRYAREIGFQGRYQVNLPKGEKGVWTLSQDSMSYDANSPFIDRTVHLDQYSGKQLADIRYDDYNAFGKFMAVSIALHMGTLGWWSIAANVAFCLAVILMCVSGFVMWWKRRPSHAIGLNPPSSKVELPVWWAMALPLLLVALLFPTAIIAILLIAILDFALLSRIPALGKWFK; this is encoded by the coding sequence ATGAACCGCACCCATACAGCGCCGGATATGGCACAACAGGCCAACCGCCGTTATCTCACGGTGTGGCGTTGGCATTTTTACGCAGGCTTTTTTGTCGCGCCTTTTTTAATCTTACTGGCCGCCACCGGCTTGGCCATGCTGCTGTTTGCCAACATCAGCGGCCGTGACGGTGAACGGATTCATGTCACCCCGCAAGCCGCGGTACGGCCTTTGTCGGTGCAGGCTGAAGCAGCACGCAGTGCATTGCAGTCGGAAACGGCCTCGGTTGTGCAATACATTGCCCCGCGTGCCGATGATATGGTGGCGATATTTCGTGTCAATGATAACGACAAGGCCATGATGGTGGCGATTGATCCTTACACGGCGCAGGCAGTCAGCGTATTTCCGCGCAATCAGGATTGGTATCATTTGATGGACGAAATCCACAGCGATATTTTGCTCGGTACGTTTGGTGATTATTTATTAGAAACTGCGGCATCCTTAACCATTTTGCTGATTATCACCGGCATTTATTTGTGGTGGCACAAACAAGGCAGTCTGAAAAATATACTGTTGCCGAAAATTACTTCCGGCCGCTCGGCTTGGCGCGATATTCACGGCGCAGCCGGCGCATGGATTTCGCTGATTTTATTGTTGTTCTGCTTATCCGGCATCGCATGGGCAGGCATTTGGGGCGGCAAGGCGGTGCAGGCTTGGAGCCAGTTTCCGGCAGGTAAATGGGGCGTGGCACCCAACCCCGAATCAGATTTTGCCACCTACGGCGAGTTATTAAATGACGGCAAAACTAAAGAAGTACCGTGGGTGTTGGAGCTGACGCCCATGCCGCAATCAGGTACGACTTTAGGCAAAGACGGCGTTAACCCTGACGAACCGATGACACTGGAAACCGTTGACCGCTACGCACGCGAAATCGGTTTTCAAGGCCGCTATCAAGTGAATCTGCCCAAAGGTGAAAAAGGTGTGTGGACACTGTCACAAGATTCGATGAGTTACGATGCCAACAGCCCGTTTATCGACCGCACCGTGCATCTCGACCAATACAGTGGAAAGCAGTTGGCCGATATCCGTTACGATGACTACAACGCGTTCGGCAAATTCATGGCGGTAAGCATCGCGCTGCACATGGGCACGCTGGGCTGGTGGAGCATAGCAGCTAACGTGGCGTTTTGTTTGGCAGTAATTTTGATGTGTGTCAGCGGCTTTGTGATGTGGTGGAAACGCCGCCCAAGCCATGCCATCGGTTTGAATCCGCCATCAAGCAAGGTGGAATTGCCGGTGTGGTGGGCAATGGCCTTACCGCTTCTGCTGGTGGCACTGCTTTTTCCGACTGCCATCATCGCAATTCTACTGATTGCGATATTGGACTTTGCACTGTTGTCACGTATTCCGGCATTGGGTAAATGGTTTAAATAA
- the recC gene encoding exodeoxyribonuclease V subunit gamma, which produces MFHLYQSNRLESLAALFSRIQQLHPLKHALRAEEIVVQSQGMRRYLSSYLAKETGVAANLKFSLPAGLTWRLMRELIPDVPALSPFSPEVMRWRLLALFRSEAFQTASEFETVRDKLQSYLCSGESADYHLAGQLADIFDQYLVYRPQWVDAWQAGKLLGLGEDEIWQAQLWRFLDNGRQTAPHRVALWETLLANLSPQNLPERLFVFGISTMAPMYLQLFQAISEHCDVFVFALNPSEQHWGNVIEAAQILKSGDDVDLSQTGHPLLASLGKQGRDFFDFLSEIEMETPVYETEDSGEATLLHRLQNDIQTLSLPSENADGQGDALLSDGSVRVVSAHSPLRELQILKDQLLHILHEHPDWQPHDIAVLTPNIEPYSPFIEAVFGRAADGTQALPYSISDVKLSRRQPLFYALEQVLALLESRFEVDKVLPLLDSHLVQNRFEISEGDLPLLHDTIAELNVHWGLDEHMRGASDNLFTWQQALSRLVLGWMLPAGGDGMWQNVSAWHGDVNRLAVFSRFSAFMQTLADTAQTWQTAATAEEWIERIRRLRNGLFALGDDDQYAAQQFEQALVKWQEEVELSGFSDGLLPQHTVIRHISRFLSSESQAGFLRGGITFCSMVPMRSLPFKVLCLLGLNDGDFPRNTKPAVFDLIAKHPKKGDRARRDDDRYLFLEAIISAREILYLSYVGRSIVNDAELAPSALLSEFTDTVAEMTGKRSKDLLAGWVCHHPLQAFSTRYFRPQDSAKLISTRRDYAQALNEAAHRPSEKMTPFFNQPLGEEAEPPAIVTQNEFIGFWKNPVKAWLRNALGWREPYRDEVWQSAEPFEPEQGEKIADAYLEARRRRQDFAAVETKLNAESLLPAGELGNLWQQRFQAAAKQLDQDLLESPKVPPVAYESAFDRQTLIGSLNHVYQCGQIVFRNKKLNAPERIALLLEHILFNAVRPSESESSLTYFVSNDETVVYPEIDRQTARDILQTWLGYYNIGQHRPLPFFAKTSLAAAEAYLKKQEWQAAQSAAAAAYFGSKMSTGQGSYTEVALVFGHDEESPPDTPLFENLIIDMLVPLLAAVSPSKEA; this is translated from the coding sequence ATGTTTCATCTTTATCAATCCAACCGACTCGAATCGCTTGCCGCTTTGTTCAGCCGCATTCAGCAGCTTCACCCCTTAAAACACGCGCTGAGGGCGGAAGAAATTGTGGTGCAAAGCCAAGGCATGCGCCGTTATTTGAGCAGCTATTTGGCGAAAGAAACGGGTGTGGCGGCCAATCTGAAATTTAGCCTGCCTGCCGGTTTGACATGGCGTTTGATGCGCGAGCTGATTCCCGATGTGCCCGCGCTCAGCCCGTTTTCGCCTGAAGTGATGCGCTGGCGGCTGTTGGCATTGTTCCGCAGCGAAGCGTTTCAGACGGCCTCAGAATTTGAAACCGTGCGCGACAAGCTGCAAAGCTATTTATGCAGTGGAGAATCCGCAGATTACCATTTGGCCGGGCAACTGGCGGATATTTTTGACCAATATTTGGTGTACCGTCCGCAATGGGTTGATGCGTGGCAGGCAGGCAAATTGTTGGGTTTGGGCGAAGACGAAATCTGGCAGGCGCAATTGTGGCGTTTTCTTGACAACGGCAGGCAAACCGCGCCGCACCGCGTGGCCTTGTGGGAAACCTTGCTGGCCAATTTGTCGCCGCAAAACCTGCCCGAACGCCTTTTCGTATTCGGCATTTCCACCATGGCGCCGATGTATTTGCAGCTTTTTCAGGCCATTTCCGAGCATTGCGACGTGTTTGTGTTCGCACTCAATCCGAGCGAACAGCATTGGGGCAATGTGATTGAAGCGGCACAGATTTTAAAAAGCGGCGACGATGTCGACTTGAGCCAAACCGGCCATCCGCTGCTGGCTTCATTGGGCAAACAGGGGCGAGATTTCTTTGATTTTTTGTCAGAAATCGAAATGGAAACGCCGGTGTATGAAACCGAAGACAGCGGCGAGGCAACCTTGCTGCACCGTCTGCAAAACGATATTCAAACGCTGTCGCTGCCGTCTGAAAACGCCGACGGGCAGGGCGATGCGCTGCTTTCGGACGGCTCTGTCCGCGTAGTGTCGGCACACAGTCCTTTGCGCGAGCTGCAAATTTTGAAAGACCAACTGCTGCACATTCTGCACGAACATCCCGACTGGCAGCCGCACGACATCGCCGTGCTGACCCCGAATATCGAACCCTACAGCCCGTTTATCGAAGCCGTGTTCGGCCGTGCGGCAGACGGTACGCAAGCCTTGCCGTATTCCATTTCCGATGTGAAACTCAGCCGCCGCCAGCCGCTTTTTTACGCGCTGGAACAAGTATTGGCCTTACTGGAAAGCCGCTTTGAAGTGGATAAAGTGCTGCCGCTGCTCGACAGCCATTTGGTGCAAAACCGCTTTGAAATCAGCGAAGGCGATTTGCCGCTGCTGCACGACACCATCGCCGAACTCAACGTGCATTGGGGCTTGGACGAACACATGCGCGGCGCGTCGGATAATTTGTTTACATGGCAGCAGGCTTTGTCGCGCTTGGTGCTGGGTTGGATGCTGCCCGCCGGCGGCGACGGCATGTGGCAAAACGTCAGCGCGTGGCACGGCGATGTCAACCGGTTGGCCGTGTTCAGCCGCTTCAGCGCCTTTATGCAGACCTTGGCCGACACCGCGCAAACATGGCAAACCGCCGCCACGGCAGAAGAATGGATTGAACGCATACGCCGATTGCGCAACGGCCTATTTGCCTTGGGCGACGACGACCAATACGCCGCGCAGCAATTCGAACAAGCTTTGGTGAAATGGCAGGAAGAAGTTGAATTGTCAGGATTTTCAGACGGCCTGTTGCCGCAGCACACCGTTATCCGACACATCAGCCGCTTTTTGAGCAGCGAAAGCCAAGCAGGATTTTTGCGCGGCGGCATTACCTTCTGCAGCATGGTGCCGATGCGCAGCCTGCCGTTTAAGGTGTTGTGTTTGTTGGGTCTGAACGACGGTGATTTCCCGCGCAACACCAAGCCGGCCGTGTTTGACCTGATTGCCAAACACCCGAAAAAAGGCGACCGCGCCCGCCGCGATGACGACCGCTATCTGTTTCTCGAAGCCATCATCAGCGCGCGCGAGATTCTGTATTTGTCGTATGTCGGCCGCAGCATTGTCAACGATGCCGAGCTGGCGCCGTCGGCCTTGTTGAGCGAATTCACCGACACTGTCGCCGAAATGACCGGAAAACGCAGCAAAGATCTGCTGGCCGGCTGGGTGTGCCACCATCCGCTGCAGGCCTTTTCCACGCGCTATTTCCGGCCGCAAGATTCTGCCAAGCTCATCAGTACGCGCCGTGATTACGCCCAAGCTCTGAATGAAGCGGCACACAGGCCGTCTGAAAAAATGACACCGTTTTTCAACCAACCTTTGGGTGAAGAAGCCGAACCACCGGCCATCGTTACGCAAAACGAATTCATCGGTTTTTGGAAAAATCCCGTCAAAGCATGGCTGCGCAATGCCTTGGGCTGGCGTGAACCGTATCGCGACGAAGTATGGCAATCGGCCGAGCCGTTCGAGCCGGAACAGGGTGAAAAAATCGCCGATGCGTATTTGGAAGCGCGGCGCCGGCGGCAGGATTTTGCCGCCGTCGAAACCAAGCTCAATGCCGAAAGCCTGTTGCCTGCCGGTGAATTGGGCAATTTGTGGCAGCAGCGTTTCCAAGCAGCCGCCAAGCAGCTTGACCAAGATTTACTCGAAAGCCCGAAAGTGCCGCCGGTGGCTTACGAGTCGGCGTTCGACCGGCAAACCTTAATCGGCAGCCTGAATCATGTGTATCAGTGCGGCCAAATTGTGTTCCGCAACAAAAAGCTCAACGCCCCCGAACGCATTGCCTTGCTGCTGGAACATATTTTGTTCAATGCCGTGAGGCCGTCTGAAAGTGAAAGCAGCCTGACCTATTTTGTGTCGAATGACGAAACCGTGGTCTACCCCGAAATCGACCGCCAAACCGCCCGCGACATCCTGCAAACATGGCTTGGATACTACAATATCGGCCAACACCGCCCGTTGCCGTTTTTTGCGAAAACCAGCTTGGCCGCTGCCGAAGCCTATCTGAAAAAACAGGAATGGCAAGCCGCACAATCCGCCGCCGCGGCTGCGTATTTCGGCAGTAAAATGAGCACGGGGCAGGGCAGCTACACCGAAGTGGCCTTGGTGTTCGGGCATGATGAAGAATCGCCGCCGGATACGCCGTTGTTTGAAAATCTGATTATCGACATGTTGGTACCGTTGCTGGCTGCGGTGTCGCCATCGAAAGAAGCGTAG
- the dusB gene encoding tRNA dihydrouridine synthase DusB: MQIGAYSIDTPIALAPMAGITDKPFRRLCREFGAGWAVCEMVTSDPELRRTKKTLRRSDFSDENGTVAVQILGNVPQVMAEAARYNVELGAQVIDINMGCPAKKVCNVLAGSALLQNEKLVAEILHAVVQAVNVPVTLKTRLGWHDDHQNLLTIAQTAEDAGIAALAVHGRTRTQMYQGEARYELIAEAKSRLKMPLWVNGDITSPQKAAEVLQQTGADGVMIGRGAQGRPWLFRDLKHFAGHGTLPEALPLKQCSDTVLAHIRAMHEFYGEQSGLRIARKHIGWYLDSMPEGIETRREINRLDSAAAQYDALAAYLDKLSEKTDTWACAYR, from the coding sequence ATGCAAATCGGCGCATACTCCATTGATACACCCATCGCACTCGCACCCATGGCAGGCATTACCGACAAACCTTTCCGCCGCTTGTGCCGAGAGTTTGGCGCGGGTTGGGCGGTGTGTGAAATGGTCACCAGCGATCCCGAATTGCGCCGCACCAAAAAAACCTTGCGCCGCAGCGATTTTTCCGATGAAAACGGCACGGTGGCGGTACAGATTCTCGGCAATGTGCCGCAGGTAATGGCCGAAGCCGCGCGTTATAATGTCGAGCTTGGTGCGCAAGTGATTGATATCAATATGGGTTGCCCGGCCAAGAAAGTGTGCAATGTGTTGGCGGGCAGCGCTTTGCTGCAAAACGAAAAACTGGTGGCCGAAATTCTGCACGCGGTGGTGCAGGCGGTGAATGTGCCTGTCACCCTGAAAACGCGTTTGGGCTGGCACGACGACCATCAAAACCTGCTTACCATCGCCCAAACCGCCGAAGATGCCGGCATTGCCGCGCTGGCGGTGCACGGCCGTACGCGCACGCAGATGTATCAGGGTGAAGCGCGTTACGAATTGATTGCCGAAGCAAAAAGCCGCTTGAAGATGCCGTTGTGGGTTAACGGCGACATCACCTCGCCGCAAAAAGCCGCCGAAGTATTGCAGCAAACCGGTGCCGACGGTGTGATGATTGGACGGGGCGCACAAGGCCGGCCGTGGCTGTTTCGCGATTTGAAACATTTCGCCGGACACGGCACGCTGCCCGAAGCCTTACCGCTGAAGCAATGCAGCGATACTGTGCTTGCCCACATCCGCGCCATGCATGAATTTTACGGAGAGCAAAGCGGCTTAAGAATCGCACGCAAACACATTGGCTGGTATCTTGACTCCATGCCCGAAGGCATCGAAACCCGCCGCGAAATCAACCGCCTGGATTCCGCAGCGGCGCAGTATGATGCGCTGGCGGCTTATTTGGACAAACTATCTGAAAAGACTGATACATGGGCGTGTGCTTATCGTTGA
- a CDS encoding LysE family translocator, which yields MDFWQGFWLITGVHILACMSPGPDFVLVSQQSLSRGRAAGLLTAVGIALGFGVHIIYSVLGLVTVAAQSATLLTVIKIVGGLYLIYIGYKGLTAKAADEVTEIRAEVTAEPAWQIIWRGVLCNVLNPKAVVYMLSLFTVVLSPTMPMWQMAAYGAWMTLMLFIWFGLVALMLSAPAVNRRFRRFGHWIDRVCGGVLALLGIKVMSGS from the coding sequence ATGGATTTTTGGCAAGGTTTTTGGCTCATTACCGGCGTGCATATTTTGGCCTGCATGTCACCCGGCCCCGACTTTGTGTTGGTGTCGCAGCAATCCTTAAGCCGTGGCCGTGCGGCAGGTTTGCTGACGGCGGTGGGCATTGCGCTGGGCTTTGGCGTGCACATCATTTATTCGGTGCTGGGTTTGGTAACCGTAGCGGCGCAATCGGCTACCTTGCTCACCGTGATTAAAATTGTCGGCGGCCTGTACCTGATTTATATCGGCTATAAAGGGCTGACGGCAAAAGCAGCGGACGAAGTGACCGAAATCCGTGCCGAAGTGACGGCCGAACCGGCATGGCAAATCATTTGGCGCGGCGTGTTGTGTAATGTGCTGAATCCGAAAGCGGTGGTGTATATGTTGTCGCTGTTTACCGTGGTGTTGTCGCCGACTATGCCGATGTGGCAGATGGCGGCTTACGGCGCATGGATGACGTTGATGCTGTTTATTTGGTTCGGCTTGGTGGCGTTGATGCTGTCGGCGCCGGCAGTTAACCGCCGTTTCCGGCGTTTCGGCCATTGGATAGACCGCGTGTGCGGAGGTGTATTGGCATTATTGGGGATAAAAGTGATGAGCGGCAGCTAG
- a CDS encoding Fis family transcriptional regulator: protein MKTQTVDIAQCVAQNLKQYFKDLAGETPVGVYDMVLHQVEKPMLQCVMDECNGNQSKAAAMLGLNRNTLRKKLLQHGLLDD, encoded by the coding sequence ATGAAAACGCAAACAGTCGATATCGCGCAATGTGTGGCGCAAAATTTAAAACAATACTTCAAAGACTTAGCCGGTGAAACGCCGGTGGGCGTGTACGATATGGTGCTGCATCAAGTCGAAAAACCCATGCTGCAATGCGTGATGGACGAATGCAACGGCAATCAATCGAAAGCCGCCGCCATGCTGGGTTTGAACCGCAATACCTTGCGCAAAAAATTATTGCAGCACGGTTTGTTGGACGATTAA
- a CDS encoding class II glutamine amidotransferase gives MCQLLGMNCNTPTDITFSFEGFRRRGGITDHHADGFGIGFFEGKGIRLFHDDKPSANSPVADLVRDYPIKSENVIAHIRKASQGQTSLANTHPFVREMWGEYWLFAHNGHLIDFTPEQGDFYRAVGCTDSERAFCYILNRLRQKFSEKPDEVTLFAAISELTRQIRTYGLFNFVMSNGDCLFAHASTLLHYIVRKAPFGKARLLDDDVMIDFAEVTTPNDKVAVIATLPLTRDETWHQLAVNELVMFRQGDIVRSDKPHTAIYMSVEEGLALARAVGVSC, from the coding sequence ATGTGCCAACTGCTCGGCATGAACTGCAATACCCCTACCGACATCACGTTTTCGTTTGAAGGTTTCAGACGGCGTGGCGGCATCACCGACCACCATGCAGACGGCTTCGGTATCGGCTTTTTCGAAGGCAAAGGCATCCGCCTGTTTCATGATGACAAACCAAGCGCCAATTCGCCGGTTGCAGATTTGGTGCGCGATTATCCCATCAAATCGGAAAACGTCATTGCGCATATCCGCAAAGCCTCCCAAGGCCAAACTTCTCTCGCAAACACGCACCCATTTGTGCGCGAAATGTGGGGGGAATATTGGCTGTTTGCCCACAACGGCCATCTGATTGATTTTACTCCCGAACAAGGCGATTTCTACCGTGCCGTCGGCTGCACCGATTCGGAACGTGCATTTTGCTATATCCTCAACCGCTTGCGCCAGAAATTTAGCGAAAAACCTGATGAAGTAACCTTATTTGCCGCCATCAGCGAGTTAACCCGCCAGATTCGTACCTACGGGTTGTTTAATTTTGTGATGTCCAACGGCGATTGCCTGTTTGCCCATGCCAGCACTTTGCTGCATTACATCGTACGCAAAGCGCCGTTTGGCAAAGCCCGTTTGCTAGATGATGACGTGATGATCGATTTTGCCGAAGTGACCACACCCAACGACAAAGTCGCGGTAATCGCCACCCTGCCATTGACCCGCGACGAAACTTGGCACCAATTGGCGGTGAATGAACTGGTGATGTTCCGGCAAGGCGATATTGTCCGCTCCGACAAACCGCATACTGCCATTTACATGAGCGTGGAAGAAGGTTTGGCGTTGGCGCGTGCAGTCGGCGTGTCTTGCTAA
- the aroB gene encoding 3-dehydroquinate synthase, with translation MHTLSVQTPSHQYPIFIGQNLLAQADKLLQPYLTKKAAIITNETIAPLYLKSVQTALDKLGIVHFSIILPDGEEHKNWQTLNLIFDDLMQNHAERKTTLIALGGGVIGDMVGFAAATYQRGAPFIQVPTTLLSQVDSSVGGKTAINHPLGKNMIGAFYQPQAVLADLSTLQTLPQRELSAGMAEVVKYGALGDADFFVWLEQNMPDLMGHHPEKFAQAVYHCCKMKADIVSQDETEQGIRAWLNLGHTFGHAIEAEMGYGVWLHGEAVAAGTVLAARLSEQLGKTATADTQRIAALLEAAKLPAAPPKFAFEKWIEHMSHDKKVSSGVMRFIGLNRLGEANITEITDMAILERTLQPYL, from the coding sequence ATGCACACCCTAAGCGTTCAAACCCCTTCGCATCAATATCCGATTTTTATCGGCCAAAATTTACTGGCTCAAGCCGATAAATTGTTGCAACCTTATTTAACGAAAAAAGCCGCCATCATCACCAATGAAACCATTGCCCCACTATATTTAAAAAGTGTTCAGACGGCCTTAGACAAACTTGGCATCGTCCATTTCAGCATTATTCTTCCCGATGGAGAAGAACATAAAAATTGGCAAACCCTAAACCTGATTTTCGATGATTTGATGCAAAACCACGCCGAACGCAAAACCACCTTAATCGCATTGGGTGGCGGTGTGATTGGTGACATGGTTGGTTTTGCCGCGGCGACTTACCAACGCGGCGCACCGTTTATTCAAGTGCCGACCACCTTGTTAAGCCAAGTGGATTCTTCCGTTGGCGGCAAAACGGCCATCAATCACCCATTGGGCAAAAACATGATTGGGGCATTTTACCAGCCACAAGCTGTACTTGCTGATTTAAGCACGCTGCAAACTTTACCACAGCGCGAATTGTCCGCCGGCATGGCTGAAGTAGTGAAATACGGTGCGCTGGGTGATGCCGATTTCTTTGTTTGGTTGGAACAAAATATGCCTGATTTAATGGGGCATCATCCCGAAAAATTCGCACAAGCGGTTTACCATTGCTGCAAAATGAAAGCCGACATCGTATCACAAGACGAAACCGAACAAGGCATCCGTGCATGGTTAAATCTAGGCCACACCTTCGGCCATGCCATCGAAGCCGAAATGGGTTACGGCGTTTGGTTACACGGTGAAGCCGTGGCTGCCGGCACAGTATTGGCCGCCCGCTTATCAGAGCAATTGGGCAAAACCGCCACCGCCGATACCCAACGCATCGCCGCTTTACTGGAAGCCGCCAAACTACCTGCCGCTCCACCGAAGTTTGCGTTTGAAAAATGGATTGAACACATGAGCCACGACAAGAAGGTCAGCAGCGGCGTGATGCGTTTCATCGGTTTAAACCGCCTAGGCGAAGCCAACATCACCGAAATTACCGATATGGCTATTCTTGAGCGTACATTGCAGCCTTATTTGTAA
- a CDS encoding shikimate kinase, whose translation MATMEKINGNLIFIGLMGAGKTTLGKHIAQMLDRPFYDSDHEICLASGVSIPTIFEMEGEQGFRDRESNMLKKLCALENIVLSTGGGAPLREENRKCLREHGTVVYLHTRPEILLERTRYDTNRPLLQVEDPLGKLQELYGIRDSIYRETAHLVIESEHYQKTVNRLLNALQAG comes from the coding sequence ATGGCTACTATGGAAAAAATCAACGGCAACTTAATTTTTATCGGACTGATGGGCGCAGGCAAAACCACTTTGGGCAAACATATCGCCCAAATGCTCGACCGTCCCTTTTACGACAGCGACCATGAAATCTGCTTAGCGTCCGGCGTATCTATCCCGACTATTTTTGAAATGGAAGGCGAACAGGGTTTTCGCGACCGCGAAAGCAATATGCTTAAAAAATTGTGCGCGCTGGAGAACATTGTATTATCTACCGGCGGTGGTGCTCCCTTACGTGAAGAAAACCGCAAATGCTTAAGAGAACACGGCACCGTTGTTTATCTGCATACCCGCCCGGAAATCCTGTTGGAACGTACCCGCTACGACACCAACCGACCATTGTTGCAAGTCGAAGACCCGCTTGGCAAACTGCAAGAGCTATACGGCATCCGCGACAGTATCTACCGCGAAACCGCGCATCTGGTAATTGAATCAGAACATTATCAAAAAACTGTCAACCGCCTGCTCAATGCCCTGCAAGCCGGTTAA